The Saimiri boliviensis isolate mSaiBol1 chromosome 19, mSaiBol1.pri, whole genome shotgun sequence genome contains the following window.
AATTTGGTAGGTGGgggcaaagaaaaataagcaatgctACAAAGCAAAGTGAGACTTCCCAAGGCCACCTAGTGGTGTGATAACACACCAAGGAAGGGCAATACTGCCAGGTTCCCAGCTGATGATCAGCTCCCTGCCTGGAATCCTGAGGAAGCCCCTGGCAATTACTGATCCTAGTGTGGCTGCAGATGCTATTCTGATTCATGGAGTGCCTAACTTTACCACAGTTCTCACAGCACTGTGAATATTTCAAGACTAGGagcttgaaaaaaaataagaatgcaaGTCTTTTGACGCACCTCCAGTTTCCCCAATGTCAACTTATTTTAACCAAGAAAATCGGGTAAGGAAGATGCTCTCTGTACTACAGAGGACCCACTTTAGTGATGTCTACACAGCAGCCATTACATGGGAAAACGAAACCAAACCAAACCTACCTGTCAACTTCACTGCTTGTTGGCCGAGCCACCTTGGCTCCTGAAGACCCTAAAGTGTAATTTTCCTGTCCTACAGAACCATGGCCTGTGGTATCAATCACCATGGCCGTGACCTCCTCTGCACTACTCCCATCTTCTCCAGAAGGCTGATTCTCAGGCCCAAGCCACTCCTCCAGATTTTCAGTTTTGATGTGTACTGCTCCAAGAACTCTAACTTCATCATCACTCCGACCCCCACGGTCTGCTACTCCTGTCTCCACATACCACTGTCCTGCTCGGTTGATCCGAAGAATGGGCTCCCGGCTCTCTACATCAGAACTTGGTTCAATGATCTGAGGGCTGGTGGACTCCTCAGGAGGACTTAGCTCTCTGATATCCAAGACAGCACTAACCTGACCTCGCCGGTTTCCCTTTGGGGTATTATGTCGTGGGCTAAGGGAGCGGCTGAGATTTGGGGTAACCCTGTGAGACTCTGGAGGTCTCTCTTGATGTTTTGTCCTTGTTTGACTTAATTCTGCTTCGACCTCAGCCacattaattttgaaatgaatgcCCTCCAGGATCTGTGTACATTTGTCTATAATATGCTGCATTTGCAGAAAACTGGCAGCTGTTAGGTAGCTGATGATATCTGCCAGTTGCAGGCATATCCGCCCTGTGTAACAGAAAGAAAGGAGCTGTTCAAAAACAGTAGGGTTCTTGATGACTGAAATGGAGACAGTACTCATCTCATTCAAAGACATGTGATCCCGGAAATAGGGGGAGCTGGCAGCCAGTACCACTTTGTGAGCCCGAAAAGCTTGTCCTTGCACATTGACCACAATATCACAGAGACGGCCCTGCATGCGCAACTGGTTTAGATGGCTCAGGACAGAGTTGCTGAAGTCAGGAATCTCCAATTGTATGTTCCCACCTTTCTCCATGGTCGTGCCTGAGGGTGCATTCAACCCtgccaaaaaaagaaaccatattctaattaataattataattttactcCCCGGATGTTTCCCATTTCAAAAGTATTTAAACATAGTATTTGGTAAAATTTCAAAATCTCtaggtaaaaagaaataccttccTTATGTTTAGATGTGGAAACAGAATTACCAACAGGTTTACTGTAAGTTTCACAGAAGGATCcagttaaaactaaaaaatggTCTTCAGACTCCTAAAAATTCATCTTATGACCATACTTTCCTTACTAATAAGATATATAACTTCAAAATAGAAAGTTCAACAGAAAGTAGGGGAAAGGACTTTTAAATGTTGACTATAAGGTACTTGCAGACTGAACATAAAGTCTCATAATAACTTTACAACTTTTCTCTGTAGGAGGAAAGCTTTCTGAATAAATGCAGTTCTACATGGATGGCTTGATATCCCTCTTAGTATTTTACTACATGCTGCAAGAATTacgtttattattttatatagggACTAATATTCCACATAAATGTAGGCTAGTAATTCTAAGCTTAAGCATCAGAGCTCCCACAAAAAGACTTTGGTTTTAGGGCTGTGAGGCAAACTCTAGGTTAGGGTAAATTCCACAGCTGTGCCAGGATTCAGCTTAGATGCAGAGAATGTGAAAGTTCAGTTGTCAGAATTAGGGAAGGTGGGTAAATCTGCCAAATTCGAAGTCGGCAATTTCAAGGTGGTGATAATACTTCCTTCGATCCTGAAATTTAGTTCTCCAGAtccaatggaaaaaaaacagcatttacCAAGTATGGCCAACATTTTTCcattacagtattttaaaaaatagctgaaaCATTAAACCAGAAGCTGTATACAAAATAGTTGAAAGTACAATTTCAGCTACTGAAAGCACAGTTTGTATAAATCCCAACAGGAAGACACTTACTTGAGCCCAATGTACATCCACTATCTATACATTTATATTACAGTTACACCACACCTGAAACTTCAGGAACTTACTCTGTCAAGCTCACAGTCCTGCCCTGAATTAACAACAAACTTATCACAAAGGGAAGTGTATACACTGTTTTCAAGAATCAACTTTAGCCAATCTGACCTTTTTCCAAAGCgttattgtttgttttgaaactttTAATCCAATAAGAGCCTCTGTCGATGCCATCATGAATTCAGGTGTGTTTATTTTGGAGCCTACACCAGCGCCTTTTTTGTTTGCTCTTTCCGGCAATTCCCCAGTGAGGAAGCCCCTGGAGTAAAGTCTTTCGCTACCGTCGGCACTggaggggtgagagagggagaaTCGGGAACGGCATGGGGTTGGCTACTCCAGCACTTGAGCAGCTTTCCTCTGCGTTAGGAAGCATGGGGAGAGGGTAACTGGATGAAGGGCAAAACGTCACTGAGGAACTTTGGAGAAGAGGGGGACAAGGCGTCGGGCCGGCGAGCCAGCGCTCAGGTGAGAACTAGGAAGGGGGCGGCGCCCGGGGACCCGCTCCAGGCGGCGGCGGGCGGGGAGCCGTCGGGAGGTGGGTGTGCGTATCTGGGTGTGTCCGGCTgcggtggggagggggcagcccATCCCGGGGTCCTGAGGGAGGGGCCCCGCGAGGGGGCGGGTCCGGCAGCTCAGCCCGGCCCGGGGCTAAGGAGGTGGAAGGTCGCCCGGTGCCTGGAGGCGGGGTGAAGGAAAGTAGTGAGCGCCCCAGGAGTGCGCTGCGGCGGAGAGCGGACGACGTGACCCCGGCGCAGGGCAGTGGGACTAGGGTGTGGGGCCCGAGTCCAGTCAAGGAGCAGCACCTACCTCCGGGGGTGGAAATGGGCCGGAATGGGCCGGAACACCGTCCCGGAAGtgaatccccccaccccctcccacgGAGCGGGCGACGTGCCGGAAGGAAATCACTCAGCCTTACACCgcccctcttcccccacccccagagctTTCCTTGCCTCGCgccccctcccctctctgctCTTCCTCCTAAATCGGGAGGAGGGCGGGAGCCCGGTGTCTTGGTCATGTCTCCGCCCACAATGGCGAGGAAGGGCGGGGAAAAGGGGCGGGCTCAGGGGGCGGGAAGAAGGTGGTGCTGGAGGAGGGGAAGATTGAGGGCGGCTAGGGGGAGGAGCCGAAGCAGTCGCTGCCGGGAGCGTGCGTCATGACGTTACGAAAGAAAACGCTAATATACGGGAGCCCAGGCGCCGTTTCGTCCTTTCGAGGTATGAGGCCGCTCTCGTAAGGTGGGTTTTGTCTTTATGAATGTTGAAGGTTTTCGGGCCCTCCAGCCCTTGCCAGTTAAGGTCACCCTAAACTGACTTCTTAAGCCACTCGCGCGCCTTTGCAGGGCCCGCAAGCCGAGGATGGTCGGGGATTGCACATTTGGTAGGCGCGACCTAAGCAGCGACTATATTGTTCCGGTAGAATTGCGGAGAAGCCTCGGCTCCTGTGCCCTGCCTCTGATGAAGCCTGTGTTGGTAGGGACATCTGAGAGTGATGATGAATGCCAACCGCTctgatggtggcacatgccgagTCAGCGGAGTCACCTATTGTTAGGGCCGTGGTCCGAACCTCCGGCCGCCCGCTCTCAGGAAAGGCTGGCGCTGGTGGTAGTCCGCAGTGCCACCAATATTTACATTAgcagtccttttttctttttttgagaccgagccTTGCTCcttaacccaggctggaaagcagtggcgcgatctcggttcactgcaaccttcgcctcccgggtgcaagcaattatgctgcttcagcctcccaagttactgggactataggcatgcgcctcaagctaatttctgtatttttggtagagacggagatTCACCATGggggccagactggtcttgaactcctgacctcaagtcaatCAGACTTgttctcccagagtgctgggattacaggcgtgagccaccgcgccttgcCCGCAATCAGTGGTTCTTAACTGCGAGTGCAATGCTCCTTTGTAACGTTAAATGTATCCTTTGCCTGTCACTAGATAATGAATGGTATGTTACCGCCACTGTTAGTTTAAAACACGACATAAAGAACCGTGgaacaatgaattaaaaatttgtaCCCGATCTCTCTTTAGGTATGGAGCTAGGTGCAGATGCAATGTGGCTCTCGATAGCGCCTTATGGATAGGTAAGAATCGGAGAAAATATGGTGGGAAAAATGAAATCTAAAAGACGGTCTTAGCCCGTGATGCTTTAAGAGTAGTGGACAGAAGGGATTTCTGAAAATCTATTCTGAGGCTTTAATGTTACCAGCATTAATGTTTAATGTGACTGTAATGAGGTTCATTTTCACTGTTCTGCATCTTtttgtttcctagttgtgtccCAAAGGAAGGATGAGAATATCTGCTGAAGTAAGTTGAAAATTCCCTGTCAAAAAAATTGAAGTCACTGGATGTGCCACAATGATGACAGTTTATTTGCTACTCTTGACTGCTAGGATGACGAGAGTCTTAACCACCAATCTTAACTGAGGCACCCAAAATGGTGATTTGGGTAACAGAGAGCACACCTAAGTTCACATCAAGCCGTTTCTTTCCAGGTCCTAAAGAGCAAGCCTAACGCAAGCTGTTGGTACACAGGTGAGAAACGTTTATACTTCTCACACTTTAAGGGATTagaaaatagccaaagcaatgaTGCTTACATACATTAGTGTTTCTCTTCtccccttttctttattttattaatattcctCCTCTTTTCAAATGTGAGTTTCTGCTCTCATTTTTATACTAAATTTAatactgaagaaaatgaaaaaacaggtaCTATGATGGTTGCATAGTTCAGCAGATTGCATCATGAAGAGATGTACCATCTGTCTGATGTATCTGTGGTTGGCTGTGGTTTGTTGTGAATAGTGTAAGCAGTGTACCACCAATCtagcattaaaatatttactgataattttgtgttaaaatttATCTCGTAGGCATTACACAGAAACCTGGAAGTTGAAATGGTAAGTGAAATTATATCCAAGTAAACAGGTAACTGGGCAAACTGCCTACAGCACAAATGGCATTCTAGAGTTAAATTCTTAATGTGCATTATGCACTCTTCCCATGAGTGCTGAATGCATGAAATAAATAGTAGATTCTCGTCCTGTTACGATTAGTAAGAAAGATGGTAAATACAGCCTGGATGATGATAAGCAAATACTGACTGAACATGAAGGTCTTAATTAGCTCTAACTGACTAAAGGCATTTGTTAGTTTTGGCAGGGGGAGAAAACTCATCTGGCTATTCTAAGACCACTCTTAATTTCTTAGGTGGAATCCAACTTGCCTGGACCAGCTTTATGGGTTCTGGTAAGTAGATGGACTTAATGAGAATGCTTCTACTGATATGCTTACTGCTGAGCTACTGGCTTACAGCTTGGCTGATGAATATTGACTGGAATGGCGTTTATGTATTTAACTTGAGCATGTTTGGAACGGGGTTTGTGTAATGATGTTGATCAAATGTCTGACCTGAATTGAGCATGTAGACAAAGTTAACACTGAAGAACCCTGTGACAGACAACTTTGAAAAGAAGAGTTTAATGATGTTTAGCATTTTAATGGAAGTTTTCATTTGTATTGCAGCTGGTAACGTTTTTATCCATGGATGGCTTGCTTGGGTAAGGACATGAAGACAGTTCCTTTCATGTTTGTGGCTTGCTTCTGAAATGTGATCTTACTAATTGATGACTGTGTTACGGATTTGTCTTGTTACAAAATTTTGTAAAGTAGGTAGTATGAAAGTCCTGTATTAAAGCAGTTATTTAAAAGTATTGGATTTTTGAAAGTAAATACTTGAATAATACTTTGAGAAGTAAGTGATATTCATTGTAAGAAATGGTGTGAAACTTTTTCAGGTGCAGATGTCGGAGACCTCTTAaaggtatatttttaattgatgttaacatttattgagtgagaTACTGTTAgtgatgattttaaaattaaaacagatggGAATCTCTCTGAAAGAAAATGGAGATTAACCTTAAACTGAAACAGTAGCtgggaaatcttttaaaaatctacctaTTACTTCCTATTGGTAAAGGAGATTAAATTTCTGCAGGTATGGAGAGTCGGTTTGACTACACTGTGAGGAGCAATTTGTGGAGCAAGTTCTCAAGAAGCAAAGGTATAGCAGTCTCaagcatgttttttttgttttcttttttgagacagtcttgctctgttgcccagaatggagtgcagtggtatgatcgcagctcactgtagcctccgcttcctgggttcaagtgattctgctgcctcagcctcccaagtaggtgggactacaggtgcacaccaccacacctggctgattttcgtatttttagtagagatgggttttcaccatgttgtcgaggctggtcttgaacttctgacttcaagtgatccaccctcctcgacttcccaaaatgctgggattacaggtgtgagccaccgtgccctgcctcaAGTATGGTTGAAAAGCCGATACAATGATGATAACATAGTTCAGCAGACTAACACTGATGAGCAGTATTAAGTCTTTCGCTCCTATCTGATGTATCTGGCTGTAACACTACAGTTTATACCTTGAAAAGGGAAATATAGCCATTCTATAACTTTTCTTGATTTGGATTACTCTTAATTGTATGTAAGTTGTCTTACTGTGTATTGTCCCTTAATTTCAGGACTCGGAATTCATGCTTGAAGAAATGCAGGTTAGTTGAAGCTATTTTAAGGTGGCAAAGGATGTTTTGGTGGTGTATATGCCTTAATTTGTAGATGGGAGTGATTAGctgtttaaaagttaaaatatcacTGAAAAGGAAGTTGAGTAAAATGTGACTGAGAAGGAAATTGAGTAGGgcaaattttaaatggaattttctttcatcttctatCAGGCAGATCTGTTTTAAATGGAGTTTTTCATCTCGTAACAGGCAGACCTGCTAACTTAAAACTAGGTGAGTCAGTTTctggtacatgtgataattttcAGTGTAACCAATGATGTAATGATTCTGCCAAATGAAATATCATGATATCACTGTAAAACCGTTCCATTTTGATTCTGAGGTTACTGTAGTAACAAGAATCACACATTCGTTTTTTGCCATGATTAACATGTTGTCtttgttttcagagtttttaatgaCCACAGCAAGCAAGCATGCAGTTTGGCCCTTGAAAGGTGAGGATTGGAAATATTGGGACTATTGTAATTGCAGAATACATGATGATTTCACTCCAACTTGAACTCTCTCACTGATTACTTGATGACAATAAAATATCTGATATTCTGCATTCCCCATGTAGCATTTTAATTGAAGTCTGGAAATGTGGCTaaaagttgtctttttatttactaagacagggtctttcctcacccaggctgtagtgcggtggCCCTTTGAGgatcaccacagcctcaaactcctgggctcaaatgatcctcggcctcccagtggaCTTTGTAGACAGCCTGATATGGAGTctcaagaagattaaaaaatgtcTCCAATTTCAATAAATGGCTGCAATCCATTTGGAGTATGGAGTGATTACTTCCGAAAGGACAGTGCTTCTCATccgttaatcttttttttttttttgagacggagtttagctcttgttacccaggctggagtgcaatggcgcaatctcggctcacggcaacctccacctcctgggttcaggcaattcttttgcctcagcctcctgagtagctgggattgcaggcacacaccaccatgcccagctaatgttttgtatttttagtagagacgaggttttaccatgttgaccaggatggtctcgatctcttgaccttgtgatccacccgcctcggcctcccaaagtgctgggattacaggcttgagtcaccgtgcccggctcatccTTTAATCTTCACTTGTAAACAAATCTCATTCAAAGGCTATTATAACTCCAGGGCATTTGCTTTATTAACAGCatagctaattaaaattttatgggTGTTACAAGGTGTCCTGCATAAAGTGCAATGTTGCCTAATTTTCCAAATGAGCAAATTGTCAGGGTTTAATAGGCCCCTGTGTCAATTGGTCTTGAGTTTAAAGTATTGATGGAGCTCCCTTTGAGAAAGTCATGTCCAACTAGTGATAATTCCATATGGGTTTTTGGCAAACAAGTGTTTAGGGATGCCAAAAGTGGGTTTAAGGGGCCAACTGGTTACTTCAATCTGCCAAAATTTACGTTATCAGGGAAAGATGGACCACGGGGTCAAAATTCAAGGTGGGACAATTGTAATTTGAATGTCTATGTAGCTGTGGTTATTTATTTGTCGGGAAACATTTAGCAATAGTGGTTTTACTAATCCTAGTGTCTGGGCTAAAGCACTTTAGTCCTGTTAATGATAAAACTTGTTTAAATACATTTCCGGTTAGTCtctgaactttattttttgagactgagtctagccttaagtgcagtggcattgATCTCAACTTAGTGCAACTTCTGTTTCCTGAgcaggggtgcagtggcatggtatctggtcattgcaacctccacctcctgggttcaagctgttctcacacctcagcctctcgagtagctgggactaaaggcacctgcctcgtgactggctaatttttgtatttttagtagagatggggtttgccaggctggtcttgaactgacagGTGATCTGACCCCCTTGATCTGGCcgtcaaaagtgctgggattacaggcatgagcttcttACTGTGCCTGacatctgaatttttttgttttgtgacaatCTCActcatcctggagtgcagtggtgtgttgttggctcactacagcctccacctcccaggttcaagcaattctgtctcagcctcc
Protein-coding sequences here:
- the ZBTB37 gene encoding zinc finger and BTB domain-containing protein 37 isoform X2, with protein sequence MEKGGNIQLEIPDFSNSVLSHLNQLRMQGRLCDIVVNVQGQAFRAHKVVLAASSPYFRDHMSLNEMSTVSISVIKNPTVFEQLLSFCYTGRICLQLADIISYLTAASFLQMQHIIDKCTQILEGIHFKINVAEVEAELSQTRTKHQERPPESHRVTPNLSRSLSPRHNTPKGNRRGQVSAVLDIRELSPPEESTSPQIIEPSSDVESREPILRINRAGQWYVETGVADRGGRSDDEVRVLGAVHIKTENLEEWLGPENQPSGEDGSSAEEVTAMVIDTTGHGSVGQENYTLGSSGAKVARPTSSEVDR
- the ZBTB37 gene encoding zinc finger and BTB domain-containing protein 37 isoform X1 is translated as MEKGGNIQLEIPDFSNSVLSHLNQLRMQGRLCDIVVNVQGQAFRAHKVVLAASSPYFRDHMSLNEMSTVSISVIKNPTVFEQLLSFCYTGRICLQLADIISYLTAASFLQMQHIIDKCTQILEGIHFKINVAEVEAELSQTRTKHQERPPESHRVTPNLSRSLSPRHNTPKGNRRGQVSAVLDIRELSPPEESTSPQIIEPSSDVESREPILRINRAGQWYVETGVADRGGRSDDEVRVLGAVHIKTENLEEWLGPENQPSGEDGSSAEEVTAMVIDTTGHGSVGQENYTLGSSGAKVARPTSSEVDRFSPSGSVVPLTERHRARSESPGRMDEPKQPSSQVEESAMMGVSGYVEYLREQEVSERWFRYNPRLTCIYCAKSFNQKGSLDRHMRLHMGITPFVCRMCGKKYTRKDQLEYHIRKHTGNKPFHCHVCGKSFPFQAILNQHFRKNHPGCIPLEGPHSISPETTVTSRGQAEEESPSQEETVAPGEAAQGSVSTTGPD